A region from the Brassica napus cultivar Da-Ae chromosome C8, Da-Ae, whole genome shotgun sequence genome encodes:
- the BNAC08G32700D gene encoding outer envelope membrane protein 7, producing the protein MDKVPEIHFPKLEKSSGKKQTTTVVVGALAVAWLAVEFVFKPLFNKLNSSKDKSASEDATADADTAPPASDDATAPPTTDDATAPSTSDA; encoded by the coding sequence atgGATAAAGTACCAGAAATTCATTTTCCAAAACTGGAGAAATCTTCAGGCAAGAAACAAACAACGACAGTTGTTGTCGGAGCTTTAGCTGTCGCATGGTTGGCGGTAGAGTTCGTGTTTAAGCCATTGTTCAACAAACTTAACTCATCAAAGGATAAATCAGCCTCCGAGGATGCCACAGCCGACGCTGACACAGCTCCTCCTGCGTCCGACGATGCAACAGCTCCTCCCACGACTGACGATGCAACAGCTCCTTCCACGTCCGACGCCTAA